A region of Sebastes fasciatus isolate fSebFas1 unplaced genomic scaffold, fSebFas1.pri Scaffold_53, whole genome shotgun sequence DNA encodes the following proteins:
- the cdyl gene encoding chromodomain Y-like protein, which yields MATEEFYEVERIVDKRKSKKGKVEYLVRWRGYGSEGDTWEPEGHLSTCMIYVHDFNRQYAERQRDGTLLRSTRSSPSNHCNPAHRPPCRPPPTAAARSDISRGLTGGCDQVKPALGPTHLLPAGLTPRTGRFTGGLMSAPPAGSARRSVDLSKTGIKILVPKSPMNSRLDSEDSPSEAAHSLEAGAQEAHLVPPEVALLEKPAGLQLGPGEERARMGTRPRSQNPLPPPLVPVTPAAMRSLSGTGNSVLMEAVPANWMSGVQSAVTGVTSATGKRRLEERSAFDKRLRFSVRQTESAYRYRDIVVKKQDGFTHILLSTKSSENNTLNPEVMKEIQSAMATAASDDSKLVLLGAVGSVFCCGLDFLYFIRRLTDDRKKESIKMAETIRTFVNTFIQFRKPIVAAVNGPALGLGAAILPLCDVVWANEKAWFQTPYASYGQTPDACSSFTLPCIMGLASANELLLSGRKLTAQEACSKGLVSQVLWPGTFTQEVMLRVKELVTVDSQVLRESKALMRNTSRSALEQANERECEALKRVWGSSQGTDSILQYLQRSTELC from the exons GTGGAGCGGATCGTGGACAAGAGGAAGAGTAAGAAGGGGAAGGTGGAGTACCTGGTCAGGTGGAGAGGTTACGGTTCAGAGGGGGACACCTGGGAGCCTGAGGGTCACTTGTCCACCTGTATGATCTACGTCCACGACTTCAACCGTCAGTAcgccgagaggcagagagacggCACGTTACTGCGCTCCACCCGCAGCTCACCCAGCAACCACTGCAACCCCGCTCACAGACCGCCCTGCAGGCCGCCGCCCACCGCCGCAGCTCGCAGTGACATCAGCAGAGGTTTAACCGGAGGCTGCGATCAGGTGAAACCCGCTCTCGGCCCGACCCACTTGCTCCCCGCCGGATTGACCCCCCGAACCGGCAGGTTCACCGGCGGTCTGATGTCGGCGCCTCCGGCCGGATCGGCCCGCCGCAGCGTGGACCTGTCCAAGACTGGCATCAAGATCCTGGTTCCTAAGAGTCCGATGAACAGCCGTCTGGACTCGGAGGACTCTCCCAGCGAGGCGGCTCACAGTCTGGAGGCAGGAGCTCAGGAGGCTCACCTGGTCCCACCTGAGGTCGCCCTGCTggagaaacctgcaggactccAGCTGGGACCTGGAGAGGAGAGGGCCCGCATGGGGACCAGACCCCGCAGCCAAAACCCCCTACCCCCGCCCCTAGTACCCGTCACACCTGCTGCCATGCGCTCCCTCAGCGGCACAG GTAACTCGGTGCTGATGGAGGCCGTACCTGCCAACTGGATGTCAGGTGTGCAGAGTGCTGTTACCGGGGTGACCAGCGCAACAGGGAAACGTCGTCTGGAGGAACGTTCTGCTTTCGACAAACGGTTGAGGTTCAGTGTTCGACAGACGGAGAGCGCTTACCGTTACCGTGACATCGTGGTGAAGAAACAAGATGGCTTCACTCACATCCTGCTGTCAACCAAGAGCTCCGAGAACAACACGCTCAATCCTGAG GTGATGAAGGAGATCCAGAGCGCCATGGCGACAGCGGCATCAGATGACAGTAAGCTGGTGTTACTCGGCGCCGTTGGCAGCGTCTTCTGCTGCGGCCTGGACTTCCTGTATTTTATCAGACGGCTGACGGACGACAGGAAGAAGGAAAGCATCAAGATGGCTGAAACGATCAG gaCCTTCGTCAACACCTTCATCCAGTTCAGGAAGCCGATCGTTGCGGCGGTGAACGGGCCGGCGCTCGGCCTCGGTGCCGCCATCCTGCCACTCTGCGATGTAGTGTGGGCCAATGAGAAGGCCTGGTTCCAGACGCCATATGCGTCCTACGGACAGACGCCCGACGCCTGCTCGTCCTTCACCTTACCCTGCATCATGGGCCTCGCCTCG GCCAACGAGCTGCTCTTGAGCGGCAGGAAGTTGACGGCTCAGGAGGCGTGTTCTAAAGGTCTGGTGTCTCAGGTTCTCTGGCCGGGAACCttcacacaggaagtgatgctgCGAGTCAAAGAGCTGGTGACGGTCGACTCTCAG GTTCTGCGGGAGTCTAAAGCGTTGATGAGGAACACCAGCCGCAGTGCTCTGGAGCAAGCTAACGAGCGCGAGTGTGAAGCCCTGAAGAGAGTTTGGGGCTCATCGCAGGGAACCGATTCCATCCTGCAGTACCTGCAGAGGAGCACTGAGCTCTGCTAG